Proteins encoded by one window of Desulfomicrobium macestii:
- a CDS encoding molybdopterin-dependent aldehyde oxidoreductase, which produces MIKKQIVVNGIPRNLVVDAEETLVNVIRKSIGLTGTKVGCNEGQCGACSVIMDGKVVRSCATKMKRVNDGAEITTIEGIGTPANPHPLQLAWMLHGAAQCGFCSPGFIVSAKGLLDTNPSPTRDDVRDWFQKHRNACRCTGYKPLVDAVMDAAKVLRGEKSAADLEFKMPADGSVWGTRYPRPSALSKVTGTLDFGADLGLKMPAGTLQCAMVQAEVSHAKILSIDTTEAEKMPGVFKVVTHKDVKGKNRITGLITFPTNKGDGWDRPFLCDEKIFQYGDAIAIVCADTEEQAKAAAKAVKVEIEQLPEYMSAPAAMAEDAIEIHPGTPNVYYIQKIAKGAETAPIFDKADVVVEGSYYTSRQPHLPIEPDCGFAYIDDEGKLIIHSKSIGLHLHLYMIAPGLGLEPDQLHLVQNPAGGTFGYKFSPTLEALVGAAALATGRPVNLVYDYRQQQAYTGKRSPFWTNVRLASTKDGKLLGMETDWTVDHGPYSEFGDLLTLRGAQYIGAGYDIENIRGEGRTVCTNHCWGAAFRGYGAPESEFPSETLMDELAEKLGIDPFELRYKNIYRKGSTTPTGQDPEVYSLPEMFDIMRPKYEEAKKRAAAASTAEVKRGVGIALGVYGAGLDGADSAAADAELMADGTVTIYDCWQDHGQGADMGTLGTAHEALKPLGITPDKIRLVMNDTRVAPNTGPAGGSRSQVMGGQAIINACEQLLKAMKKPSGGFRTYDEMVAEKLPTKYNGKWTAPAKDCDANGQGSPFCCYMYGLFLSEVAVEVATGKTTVEKMAIVGDIGKVNNYSLVDGQIYGGVAQGIGLALTEDYEDLKKHATMRGAGIPYIKDIPDSMDITYVETPRPAGPFGASGVGEMPLTAPHAAVLNAVYNACGARMREIPALPEKILAAMKK; this is translated from the coding sequence ATGATTAAGAAGCAAATTGTGGTCAATGGCATCCCCAGGAACCTGGTGGTCGACGCGGAAGAAACCCTGGTCAACGTGATCAGGAAGAGCATCGGCCTGACCGGCACCAAGGTCGGCTGCAACGAAGGCCAGTGCGGGGCGTGCAGCGTCATCATGGACGGCAAGGTCGTGCGTTCCTGTGCGACCAAGATGAAACGCGTCAACGATGGCGCCGAGATCACCACCATCGAAGGCATCGGCACCCCGGCTAATCCGCACCCGCTGCAGCTCGCCTGGATGCTCCACGGCGCTGCCCAGTGCGGATTCTGTTCCCCGGGCTTCATCGTCTCGGCCAAGGGCCTGCTGGACACCAACCCCAGCCCGACCCGCGACGACGTCCGCGACTGGTTTCAGAAGCATCGCAATGCCTGCCGTTGCACCGGCTACAAGCCGCTGGTGGACGCCGTCATGGACGCGGCCAAGGTGCTGCGCGGCGAAAAGAGCGCGGCCGACCTCGAATTCAAGATGCCTGCCGACGGCAGTGTGTGGGGCACCCGCTACCCCCGTCCCTCGGCCTTGAGCAAGGTCACGGGAACCCTGGATTTCGGCGCTGATCTGGGCCTGAAGATGCCCGCCGGTACCCTGCAGTGCGCCATGGTGCAGGCCGAAGTGTCTCACGCCAAGATCCTGTCCATCGACACCACCGAAGCCGAGAAGATGCCCGGCGTGTTCAAGGTCGTCACCCACAAGGATGTGAAGGGCAAGAACCGCATCACCGGTCTGATCACCTTCCCCACCAACAAGGGCGACGGCTGGGATCGTCCGTTCCTGTGCGACGAGAAGATCTTCCAGTACGGTGACGCCATCGCCATCGTCTGCGCCGACACCGAAGAGCAGGCCAAGGCCGCTGCCAAGGCCGTCAAGGTCGAGATCGAGCAGCTGCCCGAATACATGAGCGCTCCGGCGGCCATGGCCGAGGACGCCATCGAGATCCATCCCGGCACGCCCAACGTCTACTACATCCAGAAGATCGCCAAGGGCGCCGAGACCGCTCCCATCTTCGACAAGGCCGACGTGGTCGTGGAAGGCAGCTACTACACCTCCCGCCAGCCCCATCTGCCCATCGAGCCGGACTGCGGCTTTGCGTACATTGATGACGAAGGAAAGCTGATCATTCACTCCAAGTCCATCGGCCTGCACCTGCATCTGTACATGATCGCTCCCGGTCTTGGTCTGGAACCCGATCAGCTGCACCTGGTTCAGAACCCGGCCGGCGGCACCTTCGGCTACAAGTTCAGCCCGACCCTGGAAGCCCTCGTCGGCGCCGCCGCCCTGGCCACCGGTCGTCCCGTGAATCTGGTATACGATTATCGTCAGCAGCAGGCCTACACCGGCAAGCGCTCCCCGTTCTGGACCAACGTGCGTCTGGCCTCCACCAAGGACGGCAAGCTTCTGGGCATGGAAACCGACTGGACCGTCGACCACGGCCCGTATTCCGAGTTCGGCGATCTGCTGACCCTGCGCGGAGCCCAGTACATCGGCGCCGGCTACGATATCGAGAACATTCGCGGTGAAGGCCGCACCGTCTGCACCAACCACTGCTGGGGCGCTGCGTTCCGTGGCTACGGCGCTCCCGAATCCGAGTTCCCGTCCGAGACCCTGATGGACGAACTGGCCGAAAAGCTGGGCATTGATCCTTTTGAACTGCGCTACAAGAACATCTACCGCAAGGGTTCCACCACCCCCACGGGTCAGGATCCTGAAGTGTACAGCCTGCCCGAAATGTTCGACATCATGCGGCCCAAGTACGAGGAAGCCAAGAAGCGCGCCGCCGCTGCCTCCACCGCCGAAGTCAAGCGCGGCGTGGGCATCGCCCTGGGCGTTTACGGCGCAGGCCTTGATGGCGCCGACTCCGCCGCCGCCGATGCCGAACTGATGGCCGACGGCACCGTCACCATCTACGACTGCTGGCAGGATCATGGCCAGGGCGCCGACATGGGCACCCTGGGCACGGCTCACGAAGCCTTGAAGCCGCTGGGCATCACGCCCGACAAGATCCGCCTGGTCATGAACGACACCCGCGTGGCTCCCAACACCGGCCCTGCGGGCGGCAGCCGCTCCCAGGTCATGGGCGGACAGGCCATCATCAACGCCTGCGAACAGCTGCTCAAGGCCATGAAGAAGCCTTCCGGCGGATTCCGCACCTACGATGAGATGGTCGCCGAAAAGCTGCCCACAAAGTATAACGGCAAATGGACCGCTCCCGCCAAGGATTGCGACGCCAACGGCCAGGGCAGCCCCTTCTGCTGTTACATGTACGGCCTGTTCCTGTCCGAGGTCGCTGTCGAAGTCGCCACCGGCAAGACTACGGTCGAAAAGATGGCCATTGTCGGCGATATCGGCAAGGTCAACAACTACTCCCTGGTCGACGGCCAGATCTACGGCGGCGTGGCCCAGGGCATCGGCCTGGCGCTGACCGAGGATTACGAGGACCTGAAGAAGCATGCCACCATGCGCGGCGCCGGTATCCCCTACATCAAGGACATCCCGGACTCCATGGACATCACCTATGTGGAGACCCCGCGTCCCGCCGGCCCCTTCGGCGCCTCCGGTGTCGGTGAAATGCCTCTGACCGCTCCTCACGCAGCGGTCCTGAACGCCGTGTACAACGCCTGCGGCGCTCGTATGCGCGAGATTCCCGCGCTGCCGGAGAAAATCCTGGCTGCAATGAAGAAATAA
- a CDS encoding pyridine nucleotide-disulfide oxidoreductase/dicluster-binding protein translates to MDQKELRKWEAKCIQEEPPKCKAGCPLGVDARAFAQAMAKGDLGAARTVLEKSMPLAAITARLCEAPCEEFCVRGDLGGAVALGGLERLCIRETRPKGKLLRLPARPRKVAVFGAGPSGLAVAFDLGKKGYPVTVYHVGEAPGGWLRDLPEADLPTRVLDEELSRLASLHVTYVSVPVMDLALVEAHPADAVYVGQDDALAPELLALLGSPDPDTFALERPGWFTGALEGRSHRFISAVSHGREAAVSIDRYLQNASLTSSRVFLRRGQTSLFTRTTDIAPVQRVVPADGVAFTTEEGLLEAARCIDCQCLECVRHCVYLSEYGGYPKSYARRVFNNSAIVKGGGVHQANTFINSCSLCGQCETLCPNDFSMADMCLDARRLMVRDNRMPPSAHWFALEEMRSAASEQAAFIRHAPGAPDSAMLFFPGCQLSGIRPDQTLRLYDRLLEMEPRTGIWLDCCGAPAHWAGREDEFAAVLGKLEEAFKTMGSPRVVTACSTCLKMFREHLPAFGAESVWTLLAGEALIPGEPREPLALSDPCTSRHDAATRGAVHAVLEKLGQPLAPLAMSGELTECCGFGGLMDNANPALARKVAQARVAQSEASFLTYCAMCRDQLAKTGKPVLYILDLLFPDLAHGATEPPAGISARRVNRRRLKDALQGRHGREGMPRQPFEDVSLVYSTEVAELLETRRILEDDLRQVLHKVRNGGKCLVHGEDGRRIVAAELGEVTYWVEFRHVKDGFEVLRAWSHRMRIAGGRI, encoded by the coding sequence ATGGACCAGAAGGAACTCAGGAAATGGGAAGCGAAATGCATCCAGGAGGAGCCCCCCAAATGCAAGGCCGGGTGTCCCCTGGGAGTTGATGCCAGAGCTTTCGCCCAGGCAATGGCCAAGGGCGATCTTGGCGCTGCGAGGACCGTGCTCGAAAAGAGCATGCCTCTTGCGGCGATTACGGCCCGATTGTGCGAGGCGCCCTGCGAGGAATTCTGCGTCCGGGGGGATCTTGGAGGAGCCGTGGCCCTTGGAGGGCTTGAGCGCCTGTGCATCCGGGAGACCCGGCCCAAAGGCAAGCTTCTGCGTCTTCCCGCCCGCCCCCGCAAGGTGGCGGTGTTCGGGGCAGGGCCGAGCGGCCTGGCCGTGGCCTTTGATCTGGGCAAGAAAGGTTACCCCGTGACCGTGTACCATGTCGGCGAGGCTCCCGGCGGGTGGCTTCGCGATCTTCCCGAGGCCGACCTGCCGACGCGGGTGCTCGACGAGGAGCTGTCCAGGCTCGCCTCCCTGCATGTGACCTACGTGTCCGTCCCCGTCATGGATTTGGCCCTGGTCGAAGCGCATCCCGCCGACGCGGTGTATGTGGGTCAGGATGACGCACTTGCTCCGGAACTCCTGGCCTTGCTCGGTTCTCCTGATCCCGACACCTTTGCGCTGGAGCGTCCGGGCTGGTTCACGGGCGCGCTGGAAGGGCGGTCGCACCGGTTCATCAGCGCTGTTTCCCATGGCCGCGAAGCAGCCGTTTCCATCGACCGCTACCTGCAGAACGCCTCCCTGACCTCAAGCCGCGTTTTTCTGCGCAGGGGCCAGACATCGCTTTTTACCCGGACCACGGACATTGCCCCTGTCCAGAGGGTTGTCCCGGCCGACGGCGTCGCATTCACCACAGAGGAGGGCCTGCTCGAAGCGGCGCGCTGCATCGACTGCCAGTGTCTGGAGTGCGTGCGGCACTGCGTGTATCTGTCCGAGTACGGCGGGTATCCCAAGAGTTATGCACGCCGTGTCTTCAACAATTCGGCCATAGTGAAGGGTGGGGGCGTGCATCAGGCCAACACGTTCATCAATTCCTGCTCCCTGTGTGGGCAGTGCGAAACGCTGTGTCCCAACGACTTTTCCATGGCCGACATGTGCCTGGACGCAAGGCGACTGATGGTGCGCGACAACCGCATGCCGCCGTCGGCCCACTGGTTCGCCCTGGAGGAGATGCGCTCGGCAGCGAGCGAACAGGCCGCCTTTATCAGGCATGCGCCCGGAGCACCGGACAGCGCAATGCTCTTCTTTCCGGGTTGCCAGCTCTCCGGCATCCGTCCAGACCAGACCCTGCGCCTTTACGACCGCCTGCTGGAGATGGAGCCGCGCACGGGCATCTGGCTCGACTGCTGCGGCGCTCCCGCCCACTGGGCAGGGCGCGAGGACGAGTTCGCGGCCGTGCTGGGCAAGCTGGAGGAGGCCTTCAAAACCATGGGCAGCCCCAGGGTCGTCACGGCCTGTTCGACCTGTCTCAAGATGTTTCGCGAACACCTGCCGGCATTCGGGGCCGAATCGGTCTGGACCCTGCTGGCGGGCGAGGCCCTGATTCCCGGCGAGCCCCGTGAGCCTCTGGCCCTGTCCGATCCCTGCACATCGCGGCACGACGCCGCCACGCGCGGGGCCGTGCACGCCGTGCTGGAGAAGCTCGGGCAGCCCCTGGCGCCGTTGGCCATGTCCGGCGAGCTGACGGAATGTTGCGGCTTTGGCGGCCTGATGGACAACGCCAACCCTGCCCTGGCCCGCAAGGTCGCCCAGGCGAGAGTGGCCCAGTCCGAGGCCTCTTTTCTGACCTACTGCGCCATGTGCCGCGATCAGCTGGCCAAGACCGGCAAGCCCGTCCTGTACATCCTTGACCTGCTTTTTCCTGATCTGGCCCACGGTGCTACCGAACCGCCCGCCGGCATCTCGGCCCGGCGCGTGAACCGGCGCAGGCTCAAGGACGCTCTCCAGGGCCGGCACGGCCGCGAGGGCATGCCGCGTCAGCCCTTTGAGGACGTGTCCCTGGTTTATTCCACGGAAGTGGCCGAACTCTTGGAGACCCGGCGCATTCTCGAAGACGACCTGCGCCAGGTCCTGCACAAGGTCCGAAACGGCGGGAAATGTCTGGTCCATGGCGAAGACGGCCGCAGGATTGTCGCGGCCGAACTGGGTGAGGTCACCTACTGGGTGGAATTCAGGCACGTAAAGGATGGTTTCGAGGTCCTGCGGGCCTGGTCTCATCGCATGCGCATCGCGGGAGGGCGGATATGA
- a CDS encoding DVU_1557 family redox protein encodes MSSLTFEPKDMNWVCEPCGQALELGRVELTYLGNSFHVELPVCARCGAVYIYEELAMGRIFEVEQLLEDK; translated from the coding sequence ATGAGCAGTCTTACGTTCGAGCCCAAGGACATGAACTGGGTCTGCGAGCCCTGCGGCCAGGCCCTGGAGCTTGGCCGCGTGGAACTCACGTATCTGGGCAACTCCTTTCATGTGGAGTTGCCGGTCTGTGCCAGGTGCGGAGCGGTGTACATCTACGAAGAGCTGGCCATGGGGCGGATCTTCGAAGTGGAGCAGTTGCTTGAGGACAAATGA
- the trsM gene encoding DVU_1556 family methyltransferase, with translation MRTNELYASPPVRKFLGPALRPGGERLTRLMLELAGPLHGALALDAGCGCGATLALLREHGARAVGLDLNAALLREAGDVDARVAQADLADLPLPDACLDLVLCECVWNLTDKERVLAEFRRVLRPGGTLALADIYARGCRTGDWPVRCCFAQATDLQTVMEQVAGAGFEIDVVEEHTELLKKTAADFVFRHGSLHGFWQAVTGDPVLAQMACDASRASKPGLFLLIGHARKVT, from the coding sequence TTGAGGACAAATGAACTTTATGCCTCGCCTCCGGTGCGCAAGTTTCTCGGCCCGGCGCTGCGTCCGGGCGGCGAGAGGCTGACCCGGCTCATGCTGGAGCTGGCAGGCCCGCTGCACGGCGCGCTGGCTCTGGACGCCGGATGCGGTTGCGGGGCGACCCTGGCGCTGCTCAGGGAACATGGGGCCAGGGCCGTGGGTTTGGACTTGAATGCGGCTTTGCTGCGCGAAGCCGGAGACGTGGATGCGCGCGTCGCACAGGCTGATTTGGCCGATCTGCCGTTGCCGGACGCATGCCTGGACCTCGTTCTGTGTGAATGCGTCTGGAACCTGACCGACAAGGAGCGCGTGCTGGCGGAATTTCGCCGGGTCCTCAGGCCGGGAGGAACGCTCGCACTGGCCGACATTTACGCGCGCGGGTGCCGCACCGGGGATTGGCCCGTGCGCTGCTGTTTCGCGCAGGCCACGGATCTGCAGACGGTGATGGAGCAGGTTGCCGGAGCCGGATTCGAGATCGATGTGGTCGAGGAGCACACGGAATTGCTCAAGAAGACCGCTGCCGATTTCGTGTTCCGGCACGGCTCCCTGCACGGCTTCTGGCAGGCCGTGACCGGCGACCCGGTGCTGGCGCAGATGGCCTGCGACGCCTCGCGGGCATCGAAGCCGGGTTTGTTTCTGCTGATTGGGCATGCCAGGAAAGTTACATAA
- a CDS encoding DVU_1555 family C-GCAxxG-C-C protein translates to MNEYDLDILRLHTQGFCCAQIVVQMALEMQGAENPGLIRAMSGLCVGFSSARGACGALTGAACLIAYYAGKGTADEQAHDRLPLMLTELADWFEEYATERFGGMACSAIVPYGKPDASICGGLVSECFGRAMTILVENGFDPSSDVHE, encoded by the coding sequence ATGAACGAATACGATCTCGACATCCTGCGCCTGCACACCCAGGGTTTTTGCTGCGCGCAGATCGTCGTGCAGATGGCTCTGGAGATGCAAGGTGCTGAAAATCCGGGTCTCATCCGGGCCATGTCTGGACTGTGCGTGGGTTTCTCGTCCGCTCGGGGCGCGTGTGGAGCCTTGACCGGAGCAGCCTGTCTCATTGCCTATTATGCGGGAAAGGGTACGGCCGATGAACAAGCGCACGACAGATTGCCCCTCATGCTGACCGAACTCGCGGATTGGTTCGAGGAATACGCCACGGAACGCTTCGGAGGCATGGCCTGCTCGGCCATCGTGCCCTACGGCAAGCCGGATGCATCCATCTGCGGCGGCCTTGTCTCCGAGTGTTTCGGCAGGGCCATGACCATCCTGGTTGAAAACGGATTTGACCCTTCGAGCGATGTTCATGAGTAA
- the trsS gene encoding radical SAM (seleno)protein TrsS codes for MSKVLGSIRSVCPECLGRVTGELVQTGDVVRMVKRCPEHGEYTTVVWRGNPAFSSWVRPKIPFGGGVRESVGNGCPYDCGLCARHAQRTCTALVEITSRCNLHCPVCFADSGGAEKDPDHDVLRRMFEQTMARTGGCNLQLSGGEPTVRDDLPDIVRLAKRAGFGFVQLNTNGLRLAEDPALAGKLAEAGLSSIFLQFDGVRDEVFRALRGRDLLETKKRAMDHAAGAGLGIVLVPTVARGVNVDQLWDIVRFGLERQPHVRGVHFQPMSYFGRFPADFSPEHVTLPEVMTGLCEQSGGEIKAGDFLPPGCEHALCSFSGKFMTREDGALMRMGSGTCDCTPRPAEAGALKSIGVTARQWSAPVVPEAQSSDCSRTSPDTSPGDDLDRFLARARTHSFTISGMAFQDAWTLNLDRLQGCCIHVAQPDGRLIPFCAFNLTSRDGRSLYRGTV; via the coding sequence ATGAGTAAGGTTTTGGGTTCGATCCGGAGCGTGTGTCCGGAATGTCTGGGCAGGGTGACCGGGGAGCTGGTGCAGACCGGGGATGTCGTGCGCATGGTCAAGAGATGTCCCGAGCATGGAGAGTATACGACAGTTGTCTGGCGAGGGAATCCGGCATTTTCAAGCTGGGTGCGGCCCAAGATTCCTTTTGGCGGTGGTGTGCGCGAATCGGTCGGCAATGGCTGCCCCTATGACTGCGGCCTGTGCGCGCGCCATGCCCAGCGCACCTGCACGGCATTGGTCGAGATCACCTCGCGCTGCAACCTGCACTGTCCGGTATGCTTCGCCGACAGCGGCGGGGCAGAAAAAGATCCGGATCATGACGTCCTGCGGCGCATGTTCGAGCAGACCATGGCCCGCACCGGCGGCTGCAACCTGCAACTCTCCGGCGGGGAGCCGACTGTGCGCGATGATCTGCCGGACATCGTGCGCCTGGCCAAGCGTGCCGGGTTCGGGTTTGTGCAGCTCAATACCAACGGGCTGCGTCTGGCCGAAGATCCGGCCTTGGCCGGAAAGCTCGCCGAGGCCGGGCTGTCGTCGATTTTCTTGCAGTTTGACGGCGTGCGCGACGAGGTCTTTCGCGCCTTGCGCGGCCGGGATCTGCTGGAGACAAAGAAAAGGGCCATGGACCACGCGGCCGGAGCGGGACTCGGCATCGTGCTCGTGCCGACCGTGGCGCGCGGCGTGAACGTCGATCAGCTGTGGGATATCGTCCGGTTCGGGCTTGAGCGTCAGCCCCATGTGCGCGGAGTGCATTTTCAGCCCATGAGTTATTTCGGTCGCTTTCCCGCTGATTTTTCACCGGAGCACGTCACCTTGCCCGAGGTCATGACCGGCCTGTGCGAGCAAAGCGGCGGCGAGATCAAGGCGGGAGATTTTTTGCCTCCGGGCTGCGAGCACGCCCTGTGCTCCTTCTCGGGCAAGTTCATGACGCGCGAGGACGGCGCGCTCATGCGCATGGGCAGCGGGACTTGCGACTGCACCCCAAGGCCCGCCGAGGCCGGAGCGCTGAAGTCCATTGGCGTCACGGCCCGTCAATGGTCCGCTCCGGTGGTCCCGGAGGCTCAGTCTTCAGATTGTTCCCGCACGTCCCCGGACACCTCGCCTGGCGACGACCTGGATCGTTTTCTGGCCCGCGCCCGGACGCATTCCTTCACCATTTCGGGCATGGCCTTTCAGGACGCCTGGACCCTCAATCTGGACCGCTTGCAGGGGTGCTGCATCCACGTGGCCCAGCCCGACGGGCGGCTCATCCCCTTTTGTGCCTTCAATCTGACGTCCAGGGATGGCCGCAGCCTGTATCGCGGTACCGTATGA
- a CDS encoding DVU_1553 family AMP-dependent CoA ligase, protein MKPSSVDALSARRLGLAWPPDRERIETARMEALRSTVAHARQKSSWYRERLAGLDPDCLRSSVDLARLPFLNGADLAAHGRELLCVSQSEVARIITLQTSGSTGAPKRLHFTREDLDSTVDFFQQGMFSLISSHDKVLALLPFSLPDSTGDLLIRALAKGGVHCEGVWPPTDWRALALRIRDENFTSIVGLPQHLLALAYELPHGLVRTMLLCSDYAPQSLRARIEEACGSETFLHYGTTETGLGGGVECLAHGGCHMRESDLLIEIVDLRTGAPVPEGEVGEVVVTTLNRQAMPLLRYRTGDLASLDTSPCLCGGVSARLCDIRGRRKACPIAGGYSVASQDLDDALFALDGLLDYRASLTRSAGRDAISVEFLARPGHERLEREIHRALKSVPALNMAMQSLTFEAGPALRVESFSPSHTLKRTILDNRGSCS, encoded by the coding sequence ATGAAGCCAAGCAGCGTGGACGCCTTGTCGGCCAGGCGCCTCGGCCTTGCCTGGCCTCCGGACCGGGAGCGGATTGAGACCGCGCGCATGGAAGCGCTCAGAAGCACCGTGGCCCACGCACGGCAAAAGAGCTCCTGGTACCGTGAGCGACTGGCGGGTCTGGACCCGGATTGTCTGCGCTCCAGCGTCGATCTTGCGCGTCTTCCCTTTCTGAACGGCGCGGACTTGGCGGCCCACGGCCGAGAGCTGCTCTGCGTCTCCCAGAGCGAGGTGGCACGTATTATCACTTTGCAGACCTCCGGCAGCACCGGCGCGCCCAAAAGGCTGCATTTCACGCGCGAGGACCTGGATTCGACTGTCGATTTTTTTCAGCAAGGCATGTTTTCGCTCATTTCATCCCACGACAAAGTGCTCGCCCTGCTCCCTTTTTCCCTGCCGGACAGCACCGGTGATCTGCTCATCCGTGCCCTGGCAAAAGGGGGCGTGCACTGCGAGGGCGTGTGGCCGCCGACAGACTGGAGGGCTTTGGCCCTGCGCATCCGGGACGAGAATTTTACCAGCATCGTCGGCCTGCCCCAGCACCTCCTGGCTCTGGCCTATGAACTTCCGCACGGCCTGGTGCGCACCATGCTCCTGTGCTCGGATTACGCCCCGCAATCCCTGCGCGCCCGAATCGAGGAAGCCTGCGGCAGCGAGACCTTTCTGCACTACGGCACCACCGAGACGGGACTTGGCGGCGGCGTGGAATGTCTGGCGCACGGCGGCTGTCACATGCGCGAGTCAGACCTCCTGATCGAGATCGTCGACCTGCGCACAGGAGCACCCGTGCCCGAAGGCGAGGTGGGGGAGGTGGTCGTCACCACCCTGAACCGTCAGGCCATGCCGTTGCTGCGTTACCGCACCGGAGACCTGGCCAGCCTCGACACGTCGCCCTGCCTGTGCGGCGGGGTCTCAGCCCGCTTGTGCGACATCCGGGGTCGGCGCAAGGCCTGTCCGATCGCGGGAGGCTACTCCGTGGCCAGCCAGGACCTCGATGATGCCCTCTTTGCGCTGGATGGCCTGCTCGATTATCGCGCCTCCTTGACACGTTCGGCCGGAAGGGATGCAATCAGCGTTGAATTTCTGGCCAGGCCGGGGCATGAGCGCCTGGAGCGGGAGATTCATCGGGCCTTGAAATCGGTGCCTGCCCTGAACATGGCCATGCAAAGCCTGACCTTCGAGGCCGGGCCCGCGCTGCGGGTGGAGTCCTTTTCTCCGTCGCACACCTTGAAACGCACCATCCTTGATAACCGTGGGAGTTGTTCATGA
- a CDS encoding XdhC family aldehyde oxidoreductase maturation factor — MNDIFQSVVEVLRKGEDAVFCGIVESSGSAPRTSGARMLVLSDGSIHGSVGGGPVEGACQAKAAKLLQGTKTHHFLSFDLNSVKAADAGMVCGGAVKVLLQRVSAEHLPFFENIVCLQREGERPVLVTVMQPKQDPVLAVWTARDGLAGAAPPETLAAELARKAAKTRQSFGLEESGVSVFAEPVVMPTVLHLVGAGHVALATAKVAAFAGFEVVVMDDRSEFADPGRYPEAREVRVLENFDACLADLGADDYVVIVTRGHLHDRDVLAQALKTGAGYIGMIGSRSKRDAVYRSLLESGYTQADLDRVFCPIGLTIGADTPEEIAVSIVGEMIRVRAGVPA, encoded by the coding sequence ATGAATGATATATTTCAGTCTGTTGTGGAAGTTCTTCGGAAGGGGGAAGACGCTGTTTTCTGTGGCATCGTCGAGAGTTCCGGCTCTGCCCCACGCACTTCCGGGGCGCGCATGCTGGTGCTGTCCGACGGGTCCATCCATGGCTCGGTGGGCGGTGGCCCCGTCGAGGGAGCCTGCCAGGCCAAGGCCGCAAAACTTCTGCAAGGGACAAAGACGCATCACTTTCTGTCCTTTGACCTGAATTCCGTCAAAGCCGCCGATGCGGGGATGGTCTGCGGTGGAGCGGTCAAGGTGCTGCTGCAGCGGGTTTCCGCGGAGCATCTGCCATTTTTCGAAAACATCGTGTGTTTGCAGCGAGAAGGGGAGAGGCCGGTGCTGGTCACCGTCATGCAGCCGAAGCAGGATCCCGTGCTGGCCGTCTGGACGGCGCGCGACGGACTGGCGGGAGCCGCACCGCCTGAAACCCTCGCCGCTGAGCTGGCGCGCAAGGCCGCCAAGACGCGTCAGTCCTTTGGTCTCGAAGAAAGCGGCGTTAGCGTCTTTGCGGAGCCCGTCGTCATGCCGACGGTGCTGCACCTGGTCGGCGCGGGGCATGTGGCCCTGGCCACGGCCAAGGTCGCGGCTTTTGCCGGATTCGAGGTGGTGGTCATGGACGATCGCTCCGAATTTGCCGATCCCGGGCGTTATCCAGAGGCGCGCGAGGTGCGCGTGCTGGAAAATTTCGATGCCTGCCTCGCCGATCTTGGCGCCGACGACTATGTGGTCATCGTCACGCGTGGGCATCTGCACGACCGCGACGTCCTGGCCCAGGCGCTCAAAACCGGGGCCGGGTACATCGGCATGATCGGCAGTCGCAGCAAGCGCGACGCGGTGTACCGTTCGCTTCTGGAGTCCGGCTATACCCAGGCAGACCTGGACCGCGTCTTTTGTCCTATCGGTCTGACCATCGGCGCGGACACGCCCGAGGAAATCGCCGTCAGCATCGTCGGCGAGATGATCCGGGTACGGGCCGGGGTCCCGGCGTGA